Within Thermococcus indicus, the genomic segment CTGTGTCTAGTGATTCTACCAAAATAAAAAACGTTGTGAGTTACATTAGAGACACTTACAAAAAACCTGTACTGTGGATACCCATAGAAAGATGGGAGAACCGTGATCCGTTGTATTTAACAAGAAAATGTGTACAAAAAGTAGGATTTACTCATGTAGCTCCGCAACCTCATTACTACATGGTCACCGACACTAAAGGTGATTACTACAGACCAAATGGTATGAATTATCAAGATTTAAACGAGTTCATGTGGTTCTGCCATGAAAATGGATTTGGTGTCGAGATGGAATGGGACTCAGCAGTTAGAGGGTATTGCGAGCACTGTGGGTACGGATGTAATGCTACAAAGTGTACGGAGCGAGCAAGAGATTATTTAGTGTCACTTCGTGACATTGAGAAAAGGTTCGGGAAGTTCCCATATGTAGTTTACTATTTTAGCACAGACCTCAACGACTATCTAAAAGTGGTGAGGTAATGAAAAGAATCAATGTATTTAGAAGTGTCATTCTCCTCCTGGTTACTTTTGAATTATTTACATTAGGCCTAGGAAATGCAATAAGTGTATCTTGGAACGGAACAACCTGGGCCCTCCTGAGCGAAGAAAACGGGAACTATTACCTAACGATGGTTTCAACTAACGGACATCTCTCAAAGGTTCCGCTCCACCTCAACGGGACTCCCTGCGGTTTAGCGTGGAACGGACGCGAGTGGCTTGTGGAGACGTTTATCCCCGACAGCGTGGTGGTTCAAACCCCAAACGGCTCCGTTCTCTTCAGATTCCACAGCTACGACTGCAGGGGCTTCGCGTACTTCAACAGAACTTACTACGTCCCAATCTCGGAATCAGCAATGATGGGAGACTGCTCTCTTCTCTTGGTTTCCCCGAACGGAAGCGTCGAGAGAAGGATTCCCTGCGGTTTCATTAACGGCGTGAGGGTAAAGATCGTCGGGAAAAAGCTCTACCTTATGAACTGCACAGGAATCTACGTTTACTCCAACGGGGCTTTTAAGAGGGCTCTACAACTTGACAACTGGGCGGAAGATTTTGATGTCCTTAACGACAAAATCCTTCTGTGTTCCAACGGTCTCATCGAGCACTCCAAGAACGGCACGAGGGAGATAACAGATTCCTGCGACGCAATCAGTTGCAACGGGTGGGAATGCCTAATCGCGTCAAATGGGGCGCTCTACATCTACGACGGAAACCTGAGTACTCTCGAGATAGAGGAGAACACACGAAACATCAACCCCAAAACCGTCGCAGTGGGGGTATTTCTCGTTTTCCTAACAATCTGGCTCCTGATGAGGAGAAAATCAGCCTGAGAGCTTCAACTCTCTGAACTTTCCCTTTATCCACCCAAAGTAAAGAAAGGGAAAATCACCCCTTCAACCACCTCTTAAACCACCCGGCAATCAGCTCCAAGCGTTTGACCCTGTGCTTCGGCTTTCCGCCCCTGCTGAGGTCGTGGTTCTCGCCGGGGAAGAGCGCCAGCTCAACGGTCTTGCCGAGGTATTTGAGCGCCGTGTAGAACTGGAGAGCCTCCGGAAGCCAGCAGCGGTAGTCCTCCATGCTGTGGATTATCAGCAGAGGCGTTTCAACGTTCGGCGCGTACTTCAGCGGGCTCTTCTCCCAGTAGCCTTCAGTGTTGCTCCAGGGGTCGCCGCCTATCTGGTCCGGGGCGAAGAAATAGCCGATATCCGTCGTCCCGAAGAAGCTCACCCAGTTGGAGATCGACCTCTGGGTTACCGCCGCTTTGAAGCGCTTCGTGTGTCCGACTATCCAGTTGGTCATGAAGCCGCCGTAGGAACCGCCGGTAACTCCTATCCTCTCCCCGTCAATGAAGTCGAAGCGCTTCAGCGCCTCGTCAACGACCTCCATCAGGTCCTGGTAATCTCTCTCCCCGTAGTGCTCCCTTATGTCTGCGAAGTCCTCGCCGTAGCCGTCGCTACCGCGCGGGTTGGAGAATATCACGACGAAGCCTTTGGCAGTAAGAACGTGGAACTCATGCATGAAGGAGTAGCCGTAGGCAGTCTTTGGCCCCCCGTGAATCTCCAAAACAGCGGGATACTTCTTCCCAGGCTCGAAATCAACGGGCTTCATTATCCATGAGTCTATCTCAACGCCGTCGCTCGCCTTGACCTTGAATTGCTCCGGCTTCGAGAGGGGGTAGTCTTTAATCCAGCCGTTGAAGTCGGTAAGCTTTTTCTCCTTTCCGTCCTTCAGCATGTAGAGCTCCGTCGGAGTGACCGCGTCCTGGGCGGTGAAGGCTATGTGGTCGCCTATCGCGAAACTCTCGACGCTCCTGTCGCCACCGATGACACGCTCGATTTTGCCTTTAAGGTTTACCCTAAAGAGGTTCGCCCTCGGGCCGTCCGTTGCCACGTAATAAACCCAGCCGTCTTTGAAAACCAGCTCGGCCCTTTGAGAGCCACGGACGTCGCAGTTTAGGGAGTTGTATGCAGCCCTGTCGAGTTCCGCGGTGAGCTTCCTCATCTCGCCCGTCTCTGGGCTGTAGTGGTAGATGTGGGTGTTCGTCGGAATCCCGCGCTCGCGGGTGTTGGCCTTGAGGATGAAGGTTCCATCGTCGAGGGGTATGAAGTCCTGAACGCTCCACTCCCCAGGGGTCAGGCGCTTCGCCTTCCTGCCCTCAAGGACGTGGAGGTCGCTTACCATCGGCTTCCTCTCGCGGTCTTCTTGAGCTATGAAGTAAAGCTTTCCTTCATAGAACCTAATCTGCGAGACGTCGAGGTTCTTCGGCGTTATGCGCCTCTTCCTGCCGGTCTCAAGGTCAACGAGATAGACCACGCTCCTCTTCCCGTAGACCCAGCCGACGCCGTTGAACCAGAAAGGAATTTCCTTGATGACGTGGACGTCGTCCTTCGGCTTCTTCTCAACGTCTATTGGCGTAACGACCGCTATGCTCTTCCCGTCCTCTGTGAAGCGGAGGTTCTTGATTCCGTACTTGAACTTGGTCAGAAGCCTCGCCTCGCCGCCGTCGGTTGGAATAACGTACAGCTCGGCCTCCTTGCTCTCCTTATCGCGCTTTGAGGTGAAGGCTATCAGCTTCCCGTCCGGAGAGAAGCGCGGGTTTCCGTCCTTCTTTCCGGAGGTGAAGGGCTTAACCTTTCTGCCGTCGTAGAGGTAGATCCTTGAGAAGTAGTCGTCCTTTTCAACGCTTATCTCCGTTACCTGGAAAACGAGCTTTCTCCTGAAGGCGTCGATGTTCCCGACGAGCTTGAACTTTTCGAGGTCTTTCTCGCTCAGGCCTTTCGCCATAGAAACCACCGAACTAATTCGGTTCTTTTCGTATAAAAGCTTAGCGTTTCGATAGCCGTCTCCGCGGCGTGTTTGCAACTGCGAAAGGTATTTAAAGACATTAACTTTGGTTGTTTTGATGAAACTCTTTACGAGAAAATACCTCGCGGTGCTCGTAATAGTCGGCGTGACCCTCCTGGCCGTCGTCCAGTGGTGGAGCTATCGTCAGGTCGGCGAGGTTCTGGAGGACTGCCCCGCTACATCCGTCGTTGCCCGCTACCGGGCGAACGTCAGCCCGCTTCTGCCCTCGATGTACGTTCGTTCCATTAGGGATTCCATAGTGGGATACTCCTACGAACCCTCTGATGGCACGTACGTTCTCCTCGTTAGGGGAAGGGCTGGGAAGCCCGACGAATACTACCGGTTGGAGCTTCAGTCTCTCGAGACTTCCTACTTGGATTACCTAAACCTCACGGCAGAGTACATCGAACTCTGGTCTGAAACGGGGAACGAATCAGTCCTCATCCAAGCCGCGAGCCTGCTCAGGAGAACCCTTGGGGTCAGGGCCGAGCTGGAGAATTTTAAACGTGGGGAGAACGTGACGGCGGTTTTAATGGAGCCTCCCTACCCGTACAGACTTTTCTACAGGGGGAATCCACTTCCGGGGGAGATTGTGCTTTCCCTGCTTCTCATCGCGGGTACGATTCTTCTACTTTCTAGGCTTGACGTCCTGATTGAGGTGCTCTCGGATTCCAGGAACCTGGCGCTCATTCTTGCCGTTATCGTCGGGGTTTCCCTTGTCTCCTACGGCCTCCTCCAGGAACACGACCCACTCCTCGGTGTCAGGTCAAAATGGGTGGATAGGTTGAATTTCTGCGGCGAGAGGGATTATTACGTCCGTCGCAATGCCGCGGTAGACTCCATTCTGCTCGACGCCATCGGCTCCACGGAGTACGTCCGTGTCGAGAGGTGGAACGGGAGGGTTCTCTCGATAACGCTGGCACTTCTCCTGGAGAGGGCGGAAGGGCTACTCGACAATTTGTCCGAAGAAACCACTGTGCTCTACGTCTATTCTCTTCCTTCGTGGCCCGAAAGGCTGGAAATCGATGACGCCTTGGTATCGCTGGTCCGGGAAGACCTGCTCGGGGCAGGGGAACTGGACGAGGGTGCCGTTGATGCCGTGATGTCCGCTTCCCTCGAGGGGCTGGAGAGGTCATGGAAAGAGTTCAGGTTCTGTGAAAACATAACGATCATGACGTTTGAATTCGGGAGGGGCGGGTGGTGAAGTATGCGTCTGAGGTGCCCGAAGGAGACTGAGACTCTTAGAAAGGAACCGCTCGAAAGGGGCTAACATCAATGAGGGTGACTACAGGAAGCCTGGGAGGAAATAGCAGGGAGGGGCGAGCGGATTCTTTAGATGAACTTCCCGACCCGGTGCGCCATAGGGGTCCACTTCCGCAATCAAGACGGTTGAGCTATCTTTTTAAATCCCCCTTCTCCCCTTTATCCGGGAGGTGGCGGCCGTGACCGTCAAGGTCCGCTTTGATAAGGAAGTGAGAGAATACGCCAAAGGCGAGAAGGTTAAGGACGATGTTCTCAGGCTCACCGAGACTGCCCTGGCGCAGGCGCTTGAGAAGTTCCACAGAAGGATGATTCTGATAGAGGGCGATACGCCGCGAAAGGCGGAGCTGGCCGGAATTCTGGCCGGGGCTTCAGCGCGCGTTTTGGGCGATGCCCTGGAGGAACTAAAGAAAAAGCGCCTCCGCGATGAGAGTGAGGATGGGATACAGGTCCTCTACGCGACGGACGCCCTGGGAGAGGACACCTTCGGGCGGAAGCGCTACGAAGCATTCAGAAAGCACTTTGACGTCTTAGCAGGCTCAAACGCCGATGTGAAGGCCGTGACCTTCAAGCATACCCGCGACATACTCGGAAGGACGTACGACCTGCTCGTCCTGGACATGAGCTACGACTACTCCCCCAACGACCTCGGGAGGATAATCGAGACCGTCCGCGGAGGGGGGCTCATCTTCATCCTGGCCCATCCCTTTGAGAAGTGGAAGAAGATGTGGACGGGCTTCCACAAGAGCCTCGTCACGCCGCCCTACACGATAGACGACGTGAAGAAGCGCTTCAACAGGCGCATCATCCGTAAGTTCACCGAATACGACGGGATATACATCATCACCGAGAACGGCA encodes:
- a CDS encoding DUF4855 domain-containing protein is translated as MTRLALFYYAGKKITPKEQIAEFIKYFDGVVLLSTDEGKYSDFSTLLGDMKKFVAESGLRFEIWVEIPYYDATKTPRTLEDMKDWIIKVESSTVARRVTGYYFSLEGAGAVSSDSTKIKNVVSYIRDTYKKPVLWIPIERWENRDPLYLTRKCVQKVGFTHVAPQPHYYMVTDTKGDYYRPNGMNYQDLNEFMWFCHENGFGVEMEWDSAVRGYCEHCGYGCNATKCTERARDYLVSLRDIEKRFGKFPYVVYYFSTDLNDYLKVVR
- a CDS encoding dipeptidyl-peptidase 5 produces the protein MAKGLSEKDLEKFKLVGNIDAFRRKLVFQVTEISVEKDDYFSRIYLYDGRKVKPFTSGKKDGNPRFSPDGKLIAFTSKRDKESKEAELYVIPTDGGEARLLTKFKYGIKNLRFTEDGKSIAVVTPIDVEKKPKDDVHVIKEIPFWFNGVGWVYGKRSVVYLVDLETGRKRRITPKNLDVSQIRFYEGKLYFIAQEDRERKPMVSDLHVLEGRKAKRLTPGEWSVQDFIPLDDGTFILKANTRERGIPTNTHIYHYSPETGEMRKLTAELDRAAYNSLNCDVRGSQRAELVFKDGWVYYVATDGPRANLFRVNLKGKIERVIGGDRSVESFAIGDHIAFTAQDAVTPTELYMLKDGKEKKLTDFNGWIKDYPLSKPEQFKVKASDGVEIDSWIMKPVDFEPGKKYPAVLEIHGGPKTAYGYSFMHEFHVLTAKGFVVIFSNPRGSDGYGEDFADIREHYGERDYQDLMEVVDEALKRFDFIDGERIGVTGGSYGGFMTNWIVGHTKRFKAAVTQRSISNWVSFFGTTDIGYFFAPDQIGGDPWSNTEGYWEKSPLKYAPNVETPLLIIHSMEDYRCWLPEALQFYTALKYLGKTVELALFPGENHDLSRGGKPKHRVKRLELIAGWFKRWLKG